The following are from one region of the uncultured Hyphomonas sp. genome:
- the dnaE gene encoding DNA polymerase III subunit alpha encodes MTESPFIHLAVRSSYSLLESMISPKDVKAWCEEHLVPAVAITDRNNLFGALEISLTLSGAGIQPIMACCFDVVEDVPRAEPSRLSIYAQNEAGYRRLMFLSSRAYLDAADGVPKLSRSLVMEQTYGLIVLTGGAEGEVAKHLLKGRVADARTELSTLANAYPGRCYVEITRHGTPEERAVEEGLIDLAYELNLPLVATHDARFMKESDAQAHDAMMCISNGEYLGQTDRKQVSSQQYLKTPSEMRLLFADLPEAIENTAEIARRCAVKAEKHAPILPNFSKEGRSEAEELRMQALEGLELRLKEADQLYADRETYFERLDYELGIIERMGFPGYFLIVSDFIKWAKEHGIPVGPGRGSGAGSVVAWVLLITDLDPLRFDLLFERFLNPERVSMPDFDVDFCQERRGEVIRYVRDKYGADSVAMIITFGTLQAKAVVRDVGRVMQMPYGQVDRLAKLIPFNPANPPKLQDAIDDEPKFYEEMDADERVGELLKIALKLEGKYRNAGTHAAGVVIGDRPLVELVPLYNDPRADLPATQFNMKYAETAGLVKFDFLGLKTLTVIDRALKFIRRDGRDVGPEWKSLDDQSTYDMMGSGDTLGVFQLEGAGMRDTLKKVRPHSLEDVIAIISLYRPGPMENIPVYIEGKENPEGVQYAHPDLKPVLEATYGVPVYQEQVMRMAQEIAGYSLGDADLLRRAMGKKKVEEMVAQRQRFVEGAAANKDMAAPLANEIFDTMEKFAGYGFNKSHAAAYALIGYHTGYLKRHFPVEFLAASMSLDLGNTDKLAAFFQEAKRLKIPVIAPDVNSSSADFDVRDGAIVYALGALKGVGLEAMKHVVAIREQDGPFKDIYDFAERVDPKHVNKKAFESLSKAGAFDCFDKNRARVLAGAPMLAQMAASAAEDRMGGQGGLFGDAEPALRPVLPSAKAWNGQQKLDEEFRSIGFYFSGHPLDDVLSGLDRERVTLAMEIEERAADGKPIEMIGIVRLRSDKPARNGGKFAFLTLSDPTGEVEMMVFPETLSQNYELLQVGNAVAVTVGVKRNGEEIRLNAERVLPLESARLSRGMGALKVRLAVGANPAEIAGVVHHLAKLPDAERGDILIEVPLDDGRMVILKLPATYTINLKAQRALKDVPGVERVEPLKAA; translated from the coding sequence TTGACCGAGTCGCCCTTCATCCATCTTGCCGTCCGGTCCAGCTATTCGCTGCTGGAGAGCATGATTTCGCCCAAGGACGTAAAGGCCTGGTGCGAAGAGCATTTGGTGCCGGCGGTGGCGATTACCGACCGGAACAATCTGTTCGGTGCGCTTGAAATCTCCCTCACGCTGTCTGGCGCCGGAATTCAGCCGATAATGGCCTGTTGTTTCGATGTGGTGGAAGATGTCCCGCGGGCCGAACCGTCACGCCTGTCGATCTATGCCCAGAATGAGGCCGGCTATCGCCGCCTGATGTTCCTGTCTTCGCGGGCCTATCTGGACGCTGCCGATGGCGTGCCGAAACTGTCCCGGTCGCTCGTCATGGAGCAGACCTATGGCCTGATCGTGCTGACGGGCGGCGCCGAAGGGGAGGTTGCGAAACATCTTCTCAAGGGCCGCGTTGCGGATGCGCGGACGGAACTGTCCACATTGGCCAATGCCTATCCGGGCCGGTGTTATGTCGAGATCACCCGCCACGGCACGCCGGAAGAGCGGGCCGTCGAAGAAGGCCTGATCGATCTTGCTTACGAGCTGAATCTGCCGCTGGTTGCGACGCATGACGCCCGCTTCATGAAAGAAAGCGATGCACAGGCGCATGACGCCATGATGTGCATTTCCAACGGCGAATATCTCGGCCAGACGGACCGCAAGCAGGTCAGCTCCCAGCAATACCTGAAGACCCCGTCGGAAATGCGGCTGCTGTTCGCAGATCTGCCGGAAGCCATCGAAAACACGGCTGAGATTGCGCGGCGCTGCGCCGTCAAAGCCGAGAAACACGCGCCGATCCTGCCGAACTTTTCGAAGGAAGGGCGGTCGGAGGCTGAGGAACTGCGCATGCAGGCCCTGGAAGGCCTCGAACTGCGCCTCAAGGAAGCGGACCAGCTTTATGCGGACCGGGAGACCTATTTCGAACGGCTGGACTACGAACTGGGCATCATCGAACGGATGGGGTTCCCCGGTTACTTCCTGATCGTTTCGGACTTTATCAAATGGGCCAAGGAACACGGCATTCCGGTGGGTCCGGGCCGCGGATCGGGTGCCGGGTCTGTTGTCGCCTGGGTGCTGCTGATCACAGACCTTGATCCACTTCGGTTCGATCTTCTGTTCGAACGCTTCCTGAACCCCGAACGCGTCTCAATGCCAGACTTCGACGTCGACTTCTGCCAGGAGCGGCGCGGCGAAGTGATCCGCTATGTCCGCGACAAGTATGGCGCGGACTCTGTGGCCATGATCATCACCTTCGGTACGTTGCAGGCGAAGGCTGTTGTGCGTGATGTCGGGCGGGTGATGCAGATGCCGTATGGCCAGGTCGACCGGCTGGCCAAACTGATCCCGTTCAATCCGGCCAATCCGCCGAAGCTGCAGGATGCGATCGACGACGAGCCGAAATTCTATGAGGAGATGGATGCTGACGAACGGGTCGGCGAACTCCTCAAGATCGCGCTCAAGCTGGAAGGCAAGTACCGGAACGCCGGGACGCACGCCGCCGGTGTCGTGATTGGCGACCGGCCGCTGGTAGAGCTGGTGCCGCTGTACAATGATCCGCGAGCTGATCTTCCGGCGACCCAGTTCAACATGAAATATGCCGAGACGGCCGGACTGGTGAAGTTTGACTTCCTCGGCCTGAAAACCCTGACGGTGATCGATCGGGCGCTGAAATTCATCCGCCGCGACGGCCGGGATGTTGGCCCGGAATGGAAGAGCCTGGACGATCAGTCTACCTACGATATGATGGGCAGCGGTGACACGCTGGGGGTCTTCCAGCTGGAAGGCGCGGGCATGCGGGATACGCTGAAAAAGGTGCGCCCGCACAGCCTGGAAGACGTGATCGCCATCATCTCGCTCTATCGTCCGGGCCCGATGGAGAACATCCCTGTCTATATTGAAGGCAAGGAAAACCCCGAAGGGGTTCAGTATGCCCACCCTGACCTGAAGCCTGTGCTGGAAGCCACCTATGGTGTGCCGGTCTATCAGGAACAGGTCATGCGGATGGCGCAGGAAATCGCCGGCTATTCGCTCGGCGACGCTGACCTGCTGCGCCGTGCCATGGGTAAGAAAAAAGTCGAGGAGATGGTCGCCCAGCGCCAGCGCTTTGTGGAAGGCGCCGCGGCGAACAAGGATATGGCCGCGCCGCTTGCGAACGAAATCTTCGATACGATGGAGAAGTTCGCGGGCTACGGCTTCAACAAGTCTCACGCCGCCGCCTATGCGCTGATCGGATACCATACCGGCTATCTGAAGCGGCATTTCCCGGTTGAGTTCCTGGCCGCTTCGATGAGCCTCGATCTCGGCAATACCGACAAGCTCGCCGCCTTCTTCCAGGAAGCAAAGCGGCTGAAGATTCCGGTGATTGCGCCGGACGTGAACTCCTCATCCGCCGATTTCGATGTGCGCGATGGGGCCATTGTCTATGCGCTCGGCGCGCTGAAAGGCGTCGGCCTCGAAGCGATGAAGCATGTTGTGGCCATCCGGGAGCAGGACGGCCCGTTCAAGGACATCTACGATTTTGCCGAACGGGTCGATCCGAAACATGTGAACAAGAAGGCCTTCGAATCCCTCTCCAAGGCGGGGGCGTTCGATTGTTTCGACAAGAACCGGGCGCGGGTTCTGGCCGGCGCGCCGATGCTGGCGCAGATGGCGGCCAGCGCGGCGGAAGACCGGATGGGCGGGCAGGGCGGCCTGTTCGGCGATGCCGAGCCGGCGCTGCGGCCTGTGCTGCCTTCGGCCAAGGCGTGGAACGGCCAGCAGAAACTGGACGAGGAGTTCCGCTCCATCGGGTTCTACTTCTCCGGCCACCCGCTGGACGATGTGCTCTCCGGGCTCGACCGGGAACGGGTGACGCTGGCGATGGAAATCGAGGAGCGCGCGGCGGACGGGAAACCTATCGAAATGATCGGTATCGTGCGCCTGCGGTCCGACAAGCCCGCCCGGAACGGCGGCAAGTTTGCCTTCCTCACCCTGTCTGACCCGACGGGGGAGGTGGAGATGATGGTCTTCCCGGAAACCCTGTCCCAGAATTACGAGCTGTTGCAGGTTGGCAATGCCGTGGCGGTGACGGTTGGGGTGAAGCGGAACGGGGAAGAGATCCGGCTCAATGCCGAACGGGTCCTGCCGCTCGAATCGGCACGTCTCAGCCGGGGCATGGGGGCGCTGAAAGTCCGCCTCGCCGTGGGCGCGAATCCGGCGGAGATCGCCGGTGTGGTCCACCACCTCGCCAAACTGCCCGACGCCGAGCGCGGAGACATTCTGATTGAGGTGCCGCTGGACGATGGCCGCATGGTGATCCTGAAGCTGCCGGCGACCTATACGATCAACCTGAAAGCTCAGCGGGCGCTCAAGGATGTGCCGGGAGTCGAGCGGGTGGAGCCTCTGAAAGCCGCCTGA
- a CDS encoding phosphatidate cytidylyltransferase, translating to MSSAILIPLGIAAVWSGGWGLAVACAAAAGVMAWEWGHISGFIKPALLVAFAAVTCLALPIGNAGVALGVILAGIVFAAMTAKGGWSHRGSAVFGLLYVTLLPASLWLLREGPWDGRSAALYFMSFVWASDAAAYFTGRGLGGPRLLPKESPNKTWSGAIGAVVACIVCGVAAADIQRVPFAGWILAGAAISVVAQLGDLFESGLKRRFQVKDSGSILPGHGGVMDRVDGLGAVAFITLLAFYIAPDLPGMLGLSA from the coding sequence ATGTCTTCAGCCATCCTGATCCCGCTTGGGATTGCGGCTGTCTGGTCTGGTGGCTGGGGACTAGCGGTCGCCTGCGCCGCGGCGGCCGGTGTCATGGCATGGGAGTGGGGCCACATCAGTGGCTTTATAAAGCCCGCGCTGCTCGTCGCATTCGCCGCGGTCACATGCCTTGCGCTTCCCATCGGGAACGCCGGTGTTGCGCTGGGCGTCATTCTTGCCGGGATTGTCTTTGCGGCGATGACGGCAAAAGGAGGCTGGAGCCACCGGGGAAGCGCGGTCTTTGGCCTGCTTTACGTTACATTGCTGCCGGCCTCTCTGTGGCTCTTGCGTGAAGGCCCCTGGGACGGGCGGTCTGCAGCGCTCTATTTCATGTCGTTTGTCTGGGCGTCCGATGCGGCGGCGTACTTCACAGGCCGGGGGCTTGGCGGTCCGCGGTTATTGCCGAAGGAGAGCCCGAACAAGACCTGGAGCGGTGCAATCGGGGCGGTCGTTGCGTGTATTGTTTGCGGTGTTGCGGCGGCAGATATTCAGCGCGTGCCTTTCGCTGGTTGGATCCTGGCTGGCGCGGCCATTTCTGTTGTCGCCCAATTGGGTGACCTGTTTGAAAGCGGCCTGAAGCGCCGGTTTCAGGTCAAGGATTCCGGATCAATCCTGCCCGGACATGGTGGGGTGATGGACCGGGTGGACGGCCTCGGCGCGGTCGCCTTCATCACTCTGCTGGCTTTCTACATTGCTCCGGACCTGCCCGGTATGCTTGGGCTCTCGGCATGA
- the rpsB gene encoding 30S ribosomal protein S2, producing the protein MALPDFTMRQLLEAGVHFGHQTHRWNPRMKPYIYGDRSGIHIMDLSKTVPALHQSLLFVRDTVAKGGRVLFVGTKRQAQEPVAEAAQRCAQYYMNHRWLGGTLTNWSTVSNSIKQLRELNAMFESGGGSGLTKKELLDLERRREKLQKSLGGIADMGGLPSAMIVIDTNKEAIAVQEARKLGIPVVAVLDTNCDPADADYGFPGNDDAARAISLYCNLFADAVLDGLAESSAGLGMDLGELEDVTGVVEADVAAADQTADEAGA; encoded by the coding sequence ATGGCCCTACCTGACTTCACCATGCGTCAGCTGCTCGAAGCTGGCGTTCACTTCGGTCACCAAACCCACCGCTGGAACCCGCGTATGAAGCCGTATATCTACGGCGACCGCTCCGGCATTCACATCATGGACCTTTCCAAGACTGTGCCGGCACTGCACCAGTCATTGCTGTTCGTGCGTGATACGGTGGCCAAGGGCGGCCGCGTGCTGTTCGTCGGCACCAAGCGCCAGGCCCAGGAGCCGGTTGCTGAAGCCGCACAGCGCTGCGCCCAGTACTACATGAACCACCGCTGGCTCGGCGGCACGTTGACCAACTGGTCCACCGTGTCCAACTCGATCAAGCAGCTGCGCGAACTGAACGCCATGTTCGAAAGCGGTGGCGGTTCCGGCCTGACCAAGAAAGAACTGCTCGATCTGGAGCGCCGCCGCGAGAAACTGCAAAAGTCTCTGGGCGGTATTGCTGACATGGGCGGCCTGCCGTCGGCCATGATCGTGATCGACACCAACAAGGAAGCCATCGCTGTTCAGGAAGCCCGCAAACTGGGTATCCCGGTCGTGGCTGTCCTCGATACGAACTGCGATCCGGCGGATGCCGACTATGGCTTCCCGGGCAATGACGACGCGGCACGCGCCATCTCGCTTTACTGCAACCTGTTCGCCGACGCCGTCCTCGACGGTCTGGCAGAATCCTCCGCTGGCCTCGGCATGGACCTGGGTGAGCTGGAAGATGTGACGGGCGTTGTGGAAGCTGACGTTGCTGCAGCAGATCAAACGGCTGACGAAGCTGGCGCATAA
- a CDS encoding ABC transporter permease has protein sequence MSQAAAPFGRLERTLAWRYLRAKRENGGASLISVISFVGIFFAVAALIITMSIMSGFRATLLDALLGGQPHVYAVVNQYTEAEAESIADKIREIPGVTSASPYIEEYVLVTANGRKTGAVVRGMRNEDLSTLPFLKDHGQAAIDAGFGVGRNGGNTIMMGAFLAAGRDGLGVIPGDKVEIITTGTNASVMGATPRSKAYKVGEIFSTGSVELDMAYIFMPMEQAQILFQSKGHYQMLDIRLKDPDKTLEAMQAIAQVTGNAVRMYDWKSQRAAYLNALKVERTMVRLLVMVIMGIATLNIIVGVVMLVKNKTRDIAILRTIGLGRGGVLRVFLMVGTVLGSLGALLGMTVGVLFILNIGAIEAFINLFMDGGKVFDAETYGLAHLPAILDWGDVFSTGLYALGMSAGVSLIPAWWASRQDPVSALRFE, from the coding sequence ATGAGCCAGGCCGCTGCGCCATTTGGACGTCTCGAACGGACTCTGGCCTGGCGCTACCTGCGTGCCAAGCGCGAGAATGGCGGTGCGAGCCTGATTTCGGTCATCTCTTTCGTCGGCATTTTCTTTGCCGTCGCGGCGCTGATCATCACCATGTCGATCATGAGCGGGTTCCGCGCGACGCTGCTGGACGCGCTGCTGGGTGGCCAGCCGCATGTCTATGCGGTCGTCAATCAGTACACAGAAGCCGAAGCCGAATCGATCGCCGACAAGATCCGCGAGATTCCGGGTGTTACGAGCGCGTCGCCCTATATCGAGGAATATGTGCTCGTCACCGCCAATGGCCGCAAGACTGGCGCGGTTGTTCGTGGGATGCGGAATGAAGACCTGTCGACCCTGCCGTTCCTGAAGGATCACGGCCAGGCGGCCATCGACGCCGGGTTCGGTGTTGGCCGGAATGGCGGCAATACGATCATGATGGGCGCGTTCCTGGCGGCCGGCCGGGATGGGCTGGGCGTCATTCCGGGCGACAAGGTTGAGATCATTACCACGGGCACCAATGCCAGTGTCATGGGCGCGACCCCGCGGTCCAAGGCTTACAAGGTGGGTGAGATCTTCTCGACGGGAAGTGTCGAGCTCGACATGGCCTATATCTTCATGCCGATGGAGCAGGCGCAGATCCTGTTCCAGTCCAAGGGGCACTACCAGATGCTGGATATCCGGCTGAAGGATCCCGACAAGACGCTGGAAGCCATGCAGGCGATCGCGCAGGTCACCGGAAATGCTGTGCGGATGTATGACTGGAAGAGCCAGCGCGCGGCCTATCTCAACGCCCTGAAAGTGGAGCGGACCATGGTGCGCCTGCTGGTCATGGTAATTATGGGGATTGCCACGCTGAACATCATTGTGGGCGTTGTGATGCTGGTGAAGAACAAGACACGGGACATCGCGATCCTGCGCACGATCGGCCTTGGCCGGGGCGGTGTGCTGCGCGTGTTTCTGATGGTCGGCACCGTGCTCGGATCGCTGGGTGCGCTGCTGGGCATGACGGTCGGCGTCCTGTTCATCCTGAACATCGGCGCCATTGAGGCCTTCATCAACCTGTTCATGGATGGCGGCAAAGTCTTCGATGCGGAGACTTATGGGCTCGCCCACTTGCCGGCCATTCTCGACTGGGGCGATGTCTTCAGCACGGGCCTGTATGCGCTGGGGATGTCAGCCGGCGTTTCACTCATTCCGGCCTGGTGGGCGTCCCGCCAGGATCCTGTCAGCGCGCTGAGGTTCGAGTGA
- the tsf gene encoding translation elongation factor Ts gives MAEITAALVKALREKTGAGMMDAKKALVENNGDEAAATEWLRAKGLSKAAKKSGRTAADGLVAVQVSEDGKSGAIVELNAETDFVARNEKFQSALAGITKAALGTDGSVEALAGAPSPDGEGTVDDLIKRLIATIGENMTLRRSAKLTADGKVASYIHNAEAPGMGKVGVLVALDGAGDLDDIGRKVAMHIAATSPAAATTDELDPAIVEAEKRVLTEQARESGKPDNVIEKMIVGRMQKFYKEVVLVEQPFVMNPDQTVGEFLKGEGATLKGFVNFKLGEGIEKEEDNFADEVASMTKGA, from the coding sequence ATGGCTGAGATTACAGCTGCGCTTGTTAAGGCGCTCCGTGAAAAAACGGGCGCTGGCATGATGGACGCAAAAAAGGCGCTCGTCGAAAACAATGGTGATGAAGCTGCGGCCACCGAGTGGCTGCGTGCGAAAGGCCTGTCCAAGGCCGCCAAGAAGTCCGGCCGGACGGCCGCTGACGGTCTGGTGGCTGTGCAGGTGTCCGAAGACGGCAAGTCCGGCGCTATTGTCGAACTCAACGCCGAAACGGACTTCGTTGCCCGTAACGAGAAGTTCCAGTCCGCTCTGGCTGGCATCACCAAAGCCGCCCTGGGCACCGACGGTTCCGTCGAAGCTCTGGCCGGTGCCCCGTCGCCGGACGGCGAAGGTACGGTTGATGACCTGATCAAGCGCCTGATCGCGACGATCGGCGAGAACATGACGCTGCGCCGCTCGGCCAAGCTGACGGCCGATGGCAAAGTGGCCTCCTATATCCACAACGCCGAAGCCCCGGGTATGGGCAAGGTGGGTGTGCTGGTCGCACTCGACGGTGCCGGTGATCTGGACGATATTGGCCGCAAGGTTGCGATGCACATCGCTGCGACGTCACCGGCTGCGGCGACGACCGATGAGCTGGATCCGGCCATCGTTGAGGCTGAAAAACGTGTTCTGACCGAGCAGGCCCGCGAAAGCGGCAAGCCGGACAATGTCATCGAGAAGATGATCGTTGGCCGCATGCAGAAGTTCTACAAGGAAGTCGTGCTTGTCGAGCAGCCCTTCGTGATGAACCCCGACCAGACGGTTGGTGAGTTCCTCAAAGGCGAAGGTGCGACGCTGAAAGGCTTCGTCAACTTCAAACTCGGTGAAGGCATCGAGAAAGAAGAAGACAACTTCGCAGACGAAGTCGCCTCCATGACAAAAGGCGCCTGA
- the pyrH gene encoding UMP kinase, which translates to MPSGEPETSELKYKRVLLKLSGEALMGPGQFGIDIPTCEKFAKAIKAAREAGAEVCLVIGGGNIFRGVAGAAKGMDRAQADSMGMLATVMNALAMQSVLENMDVPTRVLSAIHMEAICEPYIRRRAQRHMEKGRIVIFAAGIGNPFFTTDTGAALRAIEMNCDALLKGTQVDGVYTADPKLDATATRYDDVSYQELLVKDLRVMDSSAVSLMRDNNIPIVVFSLKEEGSLLKVMHGQGTSTTIANKGASSK; encoded by the coding sequence ATGCCGAGCGGGGAACCCGAGACAAGCGAGCTAAAGTACAAACGCGTACTGCTGAAATTGTCGGGGGAGGCTCTGATGGGCCCCGGCCAGTTCGGAATCGATATCCCGACCTGCGAAAAGTTTGCCAAGGCAATCAAGGCGGCCCGGGAAGCGGGCGCTGAGGTCTGCCTGGTCATCGGAGGCGGCAACATCTTCCGCGGTGTCGCCGGAGCGGCAAAAGGTATGGACCGCGCCCAGGCTGATTCCATGGGCATGCTGGCCACCGTTATGAACGCCCTGGCTATGCAGAGTGTTCTGGAGAACATGGACGTGCCGACGCGCGTCCTGTCGGCAATCCACATGGAAGCCATCTGCGAGCCTTATATTCGCCGCCGGGCTCAGCGACACATGGAGAAGGGCCGGATCGTCATCTTCGCTGCCGGTATCGGCAACCCGTTCTTCACCACCGACACAGGGGCAGCGCTGCGCGCCATCGAAATGAACTGCGATGCCCTTCTGAAGGGAACCCAGGTGGACGGTGTTTACACCGCCGACCCCAAGCTGGATGCGACAGCCACGCGATACGACGATGTGTCCTATCAGGAATTACTGGTCAAAGATCTTCGTGTAATGGACTCTTCTGCGGTCAGTCTGATGCGTGACAACAACATCCCGATCGTGGTGTTCTCGCTGAAGGAAGAAGGGTCGCTGCTGAAAGTGATGCACGGTCAGGGCACCTCGACGACAATTGCGAACAAGGGAGCGTCTTCCAAATGA
- a CDS encoding ABC transporter ATP-binding protein, translating to MMVPVLELLGIRRVYKTAAGELNVLSDADLKLQAGELVGLIGPSGSGKSTLLHTAGLLERPEAGAVLLDGVDCLKLDDNARTAMRRSKIGFVYQFHHLLPEFSAADNVAMPLMIAGVARKAARETAVELLAEMGLDHRADHQPGQMSGGEQQRVAIARALANTPRLVIADEPTGNLDPATTERVFATFIKMAREEGASVLVATHNHALTAHMDRVLTLEDGKLVSYEPE from the coding sequence ATGATGGTTCCGGTTCTTGAGCTTCTTGGCATCCGGCGCGTCTACAAGACGGCAGCCGGGGAGCTGAACGTCCTGTCCGATGCGGATCTGAAGCTGCAGGCGGGCGAACTGGTCGGCCTGATCGGCCCGTCAGGCTCCGGCAAGTCGACCCTGCTGCATACGGCGGGTCTGCTGGAGCGGCCGGAGGCGGGGGCTGTCCTGCTGGATGGCGTCGACTGTCTGAAGCTTGATGACAATGCCCGCACGGCGATGCGCCGGTCGAAGATCGGCTTTGTGTATCAGTTCCACCATCTGCTGCCGGAGTTCAGTGCGGCGGACAATGTGGCGATGCCGCTGATGATCGCGGGTGTTGCCCGTAAGGCCGCGCGCGAAACGGCCGTCGAACTGCTCGCCGAAATGGGGCTCGATCACCGGGCGGATCACCAGCCGGGCCAGATGTCCGGCGGGGAGCAACAGCGCGTTGCGATTGCCCGCGCGCTGGCCAACACGCCGCGCCTTGTGATTGCTGACGAGCCGACCGGCAACCTTGATCCGGCGACAACCGAACGCGTCTTCGCGACGTTCATCAAGATGGCCCGCGAAGAGGGGGCGTCGGTACTGGTGGCGACTCACAACCACGCCCTGACGGCGCATATGGACCGCGTCCTGACGCTGGAAGACGGCAAGCTGGTTTCTTACGAACCGGAATAA
- a CDS encoding isoprenyl transferase: MSGEPAPASEGAGAHGLPGPQHVAIIMDGNGRWAKARGLPRAAGHERGVEALRRTVEAAPELGIRYLTVFSFSTENWRRPAAEVSALFGLLKAYVQRDLGRLKREGVRIRVLGRREGLPKDIAGLVDKAERETAANSDFYLNIAFNYGGREEILRAAQRLSAAIQSGDVETESVDEATFERFLDTGGIPDPDLLIRTSGEYRLSNFLLWQAAYAELIFTDVLWPDFDKSTLEHAILDFRNRERRFGAVTSEPR, translated from the coding sequence ATGTCCGGCGAACCCGCCCCCGCTTCAGAGGGCGCCGGGGCACACGGGCTGCCGGGGCCGCAGCATGTTGCCATCATCATGGATGGCAATGGCCGCTGGGCGAAGGCCAGGGGACTGCCGCGGGCAGCCGGTCATGAGCGCGGGGTGGAAGCGTTGCGCCGGACGGTCGAAGCAGCCCCGGAACTGGGCATCCGATACCTGACAGTCTTTTCGTTCTCGACCGAAAACTGGCGCCGGCCGGCGGCAGAGGTCAGCGCCCTCTTCGGCCTTCTGAAGGCTTATGTGCAGCGTGACCTCGGGCGTCTGAAACGGGAAGGCGTGCGAATCCGGGTCCTGGGGCGCCGGGAAGGGCTGCCGAAGGATATTGCCGGACTCGTGGATAAGGCCGAGCGCGAGACAGCCGCGAATTCCGATTTCTACCTCAACATCGCTTTCAACTATGGCGGCCGGGAAGAGATTCTCCGCGCAGCTCAAAGATTGTCTGCAGCGATCCAGAGCGGTGACGTGGAAACAGAATCTGTCGACGAAGCGACGTTTGAGAGGTTCCTGGACACGGGCGGTATTCCGGATCCGGACTTGCTGATCCGGACCAGCGGCGAATACCGTTTGTCCAATTTCCTGCTCTGGCAGGCTGCCTATGCGGAGCTGATCTTTACTGACGTGCTCTGGCCCGACTTCGACAAGTCGACCCTGGAGCATGCGATTTTGGATTTCAGGAACCGGGAACGCCGGTTCGGTGCTGTTACATCGGAGCCGCGCTGA
- the frr gene encoding ribosome recycling factor, giving the protein MSYDKKDLERRMDGALTSLSTEFGGLRTGRASVNLLDSIMVPAYGSTVPLNQVASVTVTDTRMLSVNVWDKTVVGAADRAIRESGLGLNPVVDGQNLRLPIPPLNEERRKELQKVAGKYAESARVAIRNIRRDGMDSLKAMEKDGEISEDRHHALSDEVQKLTDTYVAKVDEALKAKEAEIMQV; this is encoded by the coding sequence ATGAGCTACGACAAGAAAGATCTCGAACGCCGCATGGACGGCGCGCTGACATCGCTCTCCACGGAGTTTGGCGGTCTTCGGACCGGCCGGGCTTCGGTGAACCTGCTCGATTCGATCATGGTGCCGGCGTATGGCTCGACGGTTCCGCTGAACCAGGTTGCGTCCGTGACGGTGACGGATACGCGGATGCTGTCCGTGAATGTCTGGGACAAGACTGTCGTCGGTGCTGCAGATCGCGCGATCCGGGAGTCTGGTCTGGGGCTCAACCCGGTTGTCGATGGACAGAATCTTCGCCTTCCGATTCCGCCACTCAATGAGGAGCGGCGCAAGGAACTCCAGAAGGTCGCCGGCAAGTACGCAGAATCTGCGCGCGTGGCGATCCGCAACATCCGCCGGGATGGCATGGACAGCCTGAAGGCGATGGAAAAAGATGGTGAGATCAGCGAAGACCGTCATCACGCCTTGTCTGATGAAGTCCAGAAGCTGACAGACACCTACGTCGCCAAAGTTGACGAGGCCCTGAAGGCCAAAGAAGCGGAGATCATGCAGGTCTGA